From the genome of Ancylothrix sp. D3o, one region includes:
- a CDS encoding Calx-beta domain-containing protein, whose amino-acid sequence MSNNMVPESISPNDSLNLASIPALSSSDLDNSLGTADINNKSAGSESVSLNFDSAINSDSVDTLNGKDKDVDNAVAEFILGTEKIDLLPNTPATSSQDLNNAEVDSGEVLPETQPLKTPTIPDNYSKLNTFGETDYFNVSQSGKAEIESGYYEALSKGELAIFSLEGMDKFKAGSVEFIAEAARRAASNSHLGYVVISEATEEHNLSASAGEKTNSKSGKGKKIRTYCMPAGSQFGVMLVPNGTVGEVLANSEIESGKRPLFGRQIIEYLNTPYLEATISEGVSIAEANLLEIMPGELSKTGSETVEEITQKTEITNDEKVLGGDNLGETTKAEFQSVDESPVIPTSEILGKENDINCTEGDNKFNPIENGDLSEKKDGESALSCNASPKDLQFSTQHFYKRGDVFQLTGKVFDLNGVDDIETLKISISKQMENGKWKTIEVTELREFKEDNEWANFSYELPNLEPGKYQVKLIARDEAGAVSNHAINEFTFLSSSETNNLTDSVLFAIDNATNLGSYTAEELAETKQWLVSVQEGESAPDLAALMGATNLGETGLIPNTYIFEFPANIEPTEIISELQSQLEVEYFYPLTWFNLKTYVPPSSFNTNDTLVSEQWHLNNTGQTGGTISADVNGFPAWNISLPGNLTQTVSGANINLGIVDDGVQQSHPDILQRYVEQLSHNFNIEVQNAPQSLNASQIEIEPRRFIDETSVTSTGEIIIESVQEIWRPQPTDQNYLLVSGDSNQSTLGITYGIEELAVKRKNNPNDGSSSPILNPSEIQGQAEILYGIDELAVTYRKGKNSPNDVNDPINPGDSDTEFIAAMLGYNGLETLAAKRKNSPNDQDSQEPDNSPDMAVVAVSGDINSLESLAQRKKNTPNDEEYDLTKIDTDKEAALIIESALQEVFKQWNILPKNPLDNSNDVALRLQPKTEENTEPQSFITGTDTANIVSEILTNNPAEIWVYGKPKNGDADSVVLISGKDSAAVADSILKHDLAQISVWWNPAPNRQPIEDPSIVFDRVWTGGNADEASVRSGETFVEIGTILGRENLEKLWERWNDDNSGSATNQIPNRHGTSVAGVAAASANETGIMGAAYEAGIANVQLLGDHLVTDKQIADALIYQNQAIDVYNNSWKPGDPFVGSPLVNWAFENNVNNGRNGLGNITVFAGGNDGWDGGNVNYNSFANSRNTIAVAAIDHNGEQSWYGEPGSSLLVSAYSSGDGVGITTTAASNDGNAAYTDSFGGTSSAAPLVSGVVALMLQANPNLTQRDVQHILVETAEKNDATDENWVVNAAGYEVNYKYGFGGINAEAAVKTAISWNGVSPEIEVESPVQHVGISIPDNNSAGVVSEIRIERDIKVEWAEVMLDIDHSWRGDLEVKLISPSGTESILAEPHYDPEDGYKWVFTSNRNWGESSLGDWKLEVSDRLSGEAGVLNNWKLNLYGTEQVIPGDNSKNIVNISTTDVDAGEDGNTGTFTITRTGDTTGTLTVNYAVAGKAKFGSDYLGLTGSVTFDAGVTSMPLNIIPIDDNLDEDDEIIEVILGANSAYKVGTNNIADLTIKDNDDPTITITATDANATEDGNAAQFVVTRTGPDFSNPITVHYSLAGIATNGTDYRQLTGTVIIPAGMSSATIPVNPIFDYNVEDDETVTLNLIDTSFYNLGTSAGATATITNSTTTDWYGPFVYENPANGHLYILSQPDTWLGAQNQAQILGGNLVTINDAAEQNWINQTFNSQPFWMGMTDSEIYGKQPGNYQWVSGEPVTYTNWLPGSPSNSVWGNQTENFGELNREIVGSWNDLTDNWLSQPGIIEIDPTTLRKPIVNFMVTDSQAGENGNAGQLIISRVGKLDEALTVNYTVAGTATNGSDYEELTGTVTIPVGSSLVTIPILALNDNDVEGNEQIVVNLAAGNYQIGNKPVAQVTIADDDSGIFPVNNTPTLNPSASLTNATESAPYIITYETLLSATNAIDTDGDTLTFRIESVGADIPTKNGQPVVAGVTTLSPGESLVWTPTTAGAQMQAFSVSVSDGVGANPEWLPVSTPIAIDVFKPVVSITASDPNSTEGGDSGEFTITRTGDTTNPLTVSYSLDNNGFWAYPVATNGSDYETLSGTITIPAGASSVKIPINVIDDDVVEWPERVKLFVTGTDNYQVGNNANAEVKISDNETPLIQLYVEQFGVYDATEGVQTGRFLVRRIGSLLEPLTVNYSVAGTATPGTDYTTVGFNESTQTGSITIPAGQHDVYIQLNPIDDTEQETVETIDVSLTPNSNYNIWAERGTRTINVHDNENKSIFNVNATDSTATEGSDSGQYTITRTGDLSQTVTLKYNMGGDWSNSTNNGIDYEFVPNSITFAPNQTTATITINPIDDNLAEVTESVVINLIRDPAYLVGDNGDRRLLIYDNERPEIEWQQQLGTSADDTVNAIAINNGNLSFATNGELIGTGGDDNIDIAFDNFGNWYNLSKGDSLTYLSKYNSGGGVEWQQSFGVNSEMTKLAVTPDGSVYITGSTTDNLDGINAGKLDAWIAKFDSTGTQEWVKQIGTPDDEKATGIAIDNQGNVYITGTTKGGLGGTREGDGDAWVAKYNSSGSLQWTEQIGSIAEDISYGIATDNNGHIYVAGKTYGWLGENYTGGPRNWVGDATARYEAIIGNSYGLGGIYYGSGDAWVAQLSTDGDVNWKRLLGTTGEDSANSIVADNTGVYLTGTTTGKLGDTQFGGQDIFYAKYNVAGALQWKQQLGTTADDVANDIVLDGNGLIIAGETSGNLEGTNQGGEDAFVIKLS is encoded by the coding sequence GTGTCTAATAATATGGTTCCTGAGAGCATCTCCCCCAACGACAGTTTAAATTTAGCTTCTATTCCCGCCTTAAGTTCCAGCGATTTAGATAACTCACTTGGTACGGCAGATATCAATAATAAATCGGCAGGAAGTGAGTCGGTTTCTCTCAACTTTGACTCGGCCATAAATAGCGATTCAGTAGACACTTTGAATGGTAAAGATAAGGATGTTGATAACGCTGTAGCAGAGTTTATTTTAGGCACGGAAAAAATAGATTTACTGCCAAACACACCGGCCACATCATCACAAGATTTAAACAATGCTGAAGTTGATTCCGGGGAAGTTTTACCAGAAACCCAACCTTTAAAAACGCCCACTATACCTGATAATTATAGCAAATTAAATACTTTTGGGGAAACGGATTATTTTAATGTTAGCCAAAGCGGAAAAGCTGAAATTGAATCTGGTTATTATGAGGCGCTTTCCAAAGGGGAATTGGCTATTTTTAGCTTGGAAGGTATGGATAAATTTAAGGCCGGTTCTGTAGAATTTATCGCAGAAGCTGCTCGTCGTGCTGCCAGCAATTCTCACCTCGGTTATGTAGTAATTTCCGAGGCAACGGAAGAACATAATTTGAGTGCGTCTGCTGGAGAAAAAACAAACTCTAAGTCGGGGAAAGGCAAGAAAATTAGAACTTATTGTATGCCAGCCGGCTCTCAATTTGGGGTAATGTTGGTACCAAATGGTACGGTAGGGGAAGTGTTAGCAAATTCTGAGATTGAAAGTGGCAAGCGTCCGCTATTTGGTCGGCAAATTATAGAGTATCTCAACACACCTTATTTAGAAGCAACCATTTCAGAGGGAGTGTCAATAGCAGAAGCAAATTTGCTGGAAATAATGCCGGGGGAATTATCCAAAACTGGCTCAGAAACAGTTGAAGAAATCACTCAAAAAACGGAAATCACCAACGATGAAAAAGTGCTGGGGGGCGATAATTTAGGAGAGACAACAAAAGCTGAATTTCAAAGTGTAGATGAGTCTCCAGTTATCCCAACCAGTGAGATTCTTGGCAAAGAAAATGATATCAATTGCACTGAGGGTGACAATAAATTTAACCCGATAGAAAATGGAGATTTGTCAGAAAAGAAAGATGGAGAATCGGCACTTTCATGCAACGCATCTCCCAAAGATTTACAATTTAGTACGCAGCATTTTTACAAGAGAGGTGATGTTTTTCAACTCACCGGCAAAGTTTTTGATTTAAACGGCGTAGATGATATTGAAACTCTCAAGATTTCCATCAGTAAACAGATGGAAAATGGAAAGTGGAAAACAATAGAGGTAACGGAATTAAGGGAGTTTAAAGAAGATAATGAGTGGGCAAATTTTTCTTATGAATTACCGAATTTAGAACCGGGGAAATATCAAGTCAAACTCATTGCTCGTGATGAGGCCGGTGCTGTGAGTAATCACGCGATTAATGAGTTTACATTTCTTTCGAGTTCGGAAACGAATAACTTAACAGATTCCGTCTTATTTGCCATTGATAATGCCACAAATTTAGGCTCTTATACTGCTGAAGAATTGGCAGAAACAAAGCAATGGCTTGTGAGTGTGCAAGAAGGTGAATCTGCGCCTGATTTAGCGGCGTTAATGGGCGCAACAAATTTAGGAGAAACCGGCCTCATTCCGAATACTTATATTTTTGAGTTTCCGGCAAATATTGAGCCTACAGAGATTATTAGTGAATTACAAAGCCAGTTAGAAGTCGAGTATTTTTATCCGCTAACTTGGTTTAATTTAAAAACTTATGTACCGCCTTCAAGTTTCAATACAAACGACACTTTAGTATCAGAACAATGGCACTTAAATAATACCGGACAAACGGGAGGAACCATTAGTGCTGATGTAAATGGATTTCCGGCGTGGAATATTTCTTTGCCTGGAAATCTTACACAAACCGTCAGCGGTGCAAATATAAATTTAGGAATTGTTGATGATGGCGTGCAGCAAAGTCATCCAGATATATTGCAGCGATATGTGGAACAATTGAGCCACAATTTTAATATTGAAGTTCAAAATGCACCTCAATCTTTAAATGCAAGTCAAATAGAAATTGAACCGCGTCGCTTTATAGATGAGACTTCTGTAACCTCAACCGGCGAAATTATTATTGAAAGTGTACAAGAAATTTGGCGTCCTCAACCGACAGACCAAAATTATCTCTTGGTTTCAGGCGATTCTAATCAAAGTACATTGGGGATAACTTACGGCATTGAAGAATTAGCCGTCAAGCGAAAAAATAACCCTAACGATGGAAGTTCGAGTCCTATTTTGAACCCTTCAGAAATTCAAGGGCAAGCAGAAATACTTTACGGAATTGATGAATTAGCTGTCACCTACAGAAAAGGCAAAAACAGTCCAAACGATGTAAATGATCCAATAAATCCCGGTGACAGCGACACAGAATTTATCGCGGCTATGTTGGGCTATAATGGCCTGGAAACATTGGCAGCCAAGCGTAAAAATTCCCCCAATGATCAAGATTCGCAAGAACCCGATAATTCTCCAGACATGGCAGTTGTTGCTGTTTCTGGCGATATTAATAGTTTAGAATCCTTAGCGCAGAGAAAGAAAAACACCCCTAATGATGAAGAGTATGACTTAACAAAAATTGACACTGATAAAGAAGCCGCCTTAATTATTGAAAGCGCGTTGCAAGAAGTTTTCAAGCAATGGAATATTCTCCCTAAAAATCCTCTGGATAATAGCAATGATGTAGCTTTGCGCTTGCAACCAAAAACCGAAGAAAACACAGAACCTCAATCATTTATCACCGGCACCGACACCGCCAACATCGTCTCAGAAATCCTCACAAATAACCCTGCCGAAATATGGGTTTATGGCAAGCCCAAAAATGGCGATGCTGACTCAGTTGTTTTAATTTCTGGCAAAGATTCGGCAGCGGTTGCTGATTCTATTTTAAAACATGATTTAGCACAGATTTCTGTTTGGTGGAACCCGGCACCCAATCGCCAACCTATCGAAGATCCCAGCATAGTTTTTGACCGCGTATGGACGGGGGGAAATGCAGACGAAGCATCGGTTAGAAGTGGAGAAACATTTGTCGAAATTGGTACAATTTTAGGCCGAGAAAACTTAGAAAAATTGTGGGAAAGATGGAATGATGATAACAGCGGAAGTGCTACAAATCAAATTCCCAATCGGCATGGTACATCTGTTGCGGGGGTAGCGGCGGCAAGTGCCAACGAAACCGGCATTATGGGTGCTGCGTATGAGGCGGGAATTGCAAATGTGCAATTGTTGGGAGATCACCTTGTTACAGATAAGCAAATTGCGGATGCTTTAATTTATCAAAACCAAGCAATTGATGTCTATAACAATAGTTGGAAACCAGGAGATCCTTTTGTTGGTTCGCCGCTGGTTAATTGGGCTTTTGAAAATAACGTTAATAATGGGAGAAACGGGTTAGGAAATATTACTGTTTTTGCGGGTGGAAATGATGGTTGGGATGGCGGAAATGTAAATTACAATAGTTTTGCCAATTCCCGTAATACGATTGCTGTAGCCGCGATTGATCACAATGGCGAACAATCGTGGTATGGCGAACCAGGCTCCTCTTTATTAGTTTCTGCTTATTCTTCTGGGGATGGGGTTGGTATTACGACAACCGCAGCCAGTAATGATGGTAATGCTGCTTATACTGATAGTTTTGGCGGCACATCTTCTGCGGCGCCTTTGGTATCGGGTGTTGTTGCGTTAATGTTGCAAGCAAATCCCAATTTAACACAGCGTGATGTGCAGCATATTTTGGTAGAAACTGCGGAGAAAAATGATGCAACTGATGAAAATTGGGTTGTGAATGCTGCGGGGTATGAGGTTAATTATAAGTATGGGTTTGGTGGGATTAATGCAGAAGCAGCGGTGAAAACGGCGATTAGTTGGAATGGGGTATCGCCAGAAATTGAAGTTGAGTCGCCGGTGCAGCACGTTGGAATTTCTATTCCTGATAATAATAGTGCCGGTGTTGTTTCTGAGATTCGTATTGAGCGGGATATCAAGGTAGAATGGGCGGAAGTAATGCTGGATATTGATCACTCTTGGCGAGGTGATTTGGAAGTTAAATTAATTTCACCAAGTGGGACGGAATCGATTTTAGCAGAGCCGCATTATGACCCGGAAGATGGGTATAAATGGGTGTTTACTTCTAATCGTAATTGGGGTGAATCTTCGCTGGGAGATTGGAAGTTGGAGGTTTCGGATCGGTTGAGTGGGGAAGCCGGTGTTCTGAATAATTGGAAGTTGAATTTGTATGGAACTGAACAAGTTATTCCTGGTGACAATTCAAAAAATATCGTCAATATTTCTACCACCGACGTAGATGCCGGCGAAGATGGAAACACCGGCACCTTTACCATCACCCGCACCGGCGACACCACCGGCACTTTAACGGTTAATTATGCAGTAGCCGGTAAGGCAAAATTTGGCAGTGATTATTTGGGGTTAACTGGCAGTGTAACCTTTGATGCCGGTGTTACTTCCATGCCACTTAATATCATTCCCATCGATGATAATTTGGATGAAGACGACGAGATTATTGAGGTTATTTTAGGCGCTAATTCTGCTTATAAAGTTGGCACAAATAATATCGCCGATCTGACAATTAAAGATAACGATGACCCGACAATAACCATCACTGCAACTGATGCCAATGCAACAGAAGATGGCAATGCAGCGCAATTTGTAGTGACGCGCACCGGCCCAGATTTTAGTAATCCTATAACCGTCCATTATTCCCTTGCCGGCATTGCTACCAATGGCACAGATTATCGACAGTTAACCGGCACCGTTATCATTCCTGCGGGGATGAGTTCAGCCACAATTCCTGTTAATCCGATTTTTGATTACAATGTCGAAGATGATGAAACGGTTACGCTGAATTTAATTGATACCAGTTTCTATAATTTAGGCACGAGTGCCGGTGCGACAGCAACGATTACAAACAGCACGACAACTGATTGGTATGGGCCGTTTGTTTATGAAAATCCTGCTAACGGACACCTCTATATTTTGAGCCAGCCTGACACTTGGTTAGGCGCACAAAATCAGGCTCAGATATTAGGTGGAAATTTGGTGACGATTAATGATGCAGCCGAGCAAAATTGGATAAACCAAACTTTTAATAGTCAACCTTTCTGGATGGGAATGACGGATAGCGAAATTTATGGAAAACAACCTGGAAATTATCAATGGGTAAGCGGAGAGCCAGTCACTTACACAAACTGGTTACCAGGAAGTCCATCTAACTCGGTTTGGGGAAATCAAACTGAAAACTTTGGGGAATTAAATCGTGAGATAGTTGGCTCGTGGAATGATTTAACTGATAATTGGTTATCTCAACCCGGCATTATTGAAATTGACCCCACGACGTTAAGAAAACCGATTGTTAATTTCATGGTGACAGATTCGCAAGCAGGAGAAAATGGCAATGCCGGCCAGCTTATTATCTCTCGCGTTGGCAAATTAGACGAAGCTTTGACAGTTAATTATACGGTGGCGGGAACAGCAACAAATGGCAGTGATTATGAGGAATTAACCGGCACAGTTACTATCCCCGTCGGCTCGTCTTTGGTGACAATTCCAATTCTCGCGCTTAACGATAATGACGTTGAAGGAAACGAGCAAATAGTTGTTAATTTAGCCGCTGGAAATTATCAAATTGGTAATAAGCCGGTTGCCCAAGTAACGATTGCTGATGATGATAGTGGGATTTTCCCGGTCAATAACACACCCACCCTCAACCCTAGCGCATCGCTGACAAATGCAACGGAAAGCGCGCCATACATCATCACCTACGAAACCTTACTCAGCGCCACCAACGCCATAGACACCGATGGCGATACGCTAACTTTTCGCATAGAATCCGTTGGAGCAGACATACCAACTAAAAACGGACAGCCGGTAGTGGCCGGTGTGACGACTCTATCCCCCGGAGAGTCGCTGGTGTGGACACCCACGACTGCCGGTGCCCAGATGCAGGCGTTCAGCGTCAGCGTCAGCGATGGGGTAGGCGCAAACCCCGAATGGTTGCCGGTTTCCACTCCCATTGCCATTGATGTGTTTAAGCCGGTTGTCAGCATCACCGCAAGTGATCCCAACAGCACAGAAGGCGGGGATAGCGGCGAGTTTACCATCACCCGCACCGGCGATACCACCAACCCCCTAACAGTCAGCTACAGCCTTGACAATAACGGTTTTTGGGCATACCCAGTTGCCACCAATGGCAGCGACTATGAAACCCTCAGCGGCACTATCACCATCCCTGCCGGTGCATCCTCCGTGAAAATTCCTATAAATGTGATTGATGACGACGTTGTTGAATGGCCCGAACGAGTCAAACTTTTCGTCACCGGCACAGACAATTACCAAGTAGGAAATAACGCTAATGCCGAGGTAAAAATTTCCGACAATGAAACACCTCTCATTCAGCTTTATGTTGAGCAATTTGGTGTGTATGATGCAACAGAGGGAGTTCAAACAGGACGTTTCCTAGTCCGGCGCATCGGCAGTTTATTAGAACCCTTAACAGTCAATTATTCCGTTGCTGGAACCGCTACCCCAGGTACAGATTACACTACTGTTGGTTTCAATGAAAGCACCCAAACCGGCAGCATTACTATTCCAGCCGGTCAACATGATGTCTATATCCAATTAAACCCTATTGATGACACAGAACAAGAAACCGTTGAGACAATTGATGTCTCCTTAACCCCCAATTCAAACTACAATATATGGGCAGAACGCGGAACGAGGACAATTAATGTTCACGACAATGAAAACAAGTCGATTTTTAACGTTAATGCCACCGATTCTACAGCCACAGAAGGCAGCGACTCCGGACAATATACGATTACGCGCACCGGCGATCTTTCTCAAACAGTTACTTTGAAATACAACATGGGAGGAGATTGGAGTAACTCGACAAACAATGGCATCGATTACGAATTTGTACCCAACAGCATCACCTTTGCCCCCAATCAAACAACAGCCACAATTACCATCAATCCCATTGATGATAATCTCGCTGAAGTTACCGAATCGGTAGTTATAAATCTCATCAGAGATCCCGCCTACCTTGTTGGAGATAACGGTGACAGAAGATTACTAATTTACGATAATGAAAGACCCGAAATTGAATGGCAACAACAGCTAGGAACCAGCGCTGATGACACTGTAAATGCCATTGCTATTAATAATGGCAATCTTTCTTTTGCCACAAATGGCGAGTTAATAGGAACTGGAGGCGATGATAATATAGACATCGCCTTTGATAATTTCGGCAACTGGTACAACCTATCAAAAGGAGATTCGTTGACTTATCTCTCGAAATACAACAGTGGCGGGGGTGTGGAATGGCAGCAGTCTTTTGGTGTTAATTCAGAAATGACAAAGTTAGCTGTTACTCCTGATGGTAGCGTTTATATAACCGGCAGCACAACAGACAATTTAGACGGAATCAACGCCGGAAAATTAGATGCTTGGATTGCCAAATTTGACAGCACCGGCACTCAAGAATGGGTAAAACAAATTGGCACTCCTGATGATGAAAAAGCCACCGGTATTGCTATTGACAATCAAGGCAATGTGTATATCACCGGCACCACAAAAGGAGGCTTAGGCGGTACTCGTGAAGGAGATGGCGATGCCTGGGTAGCGAA